In the Urocitellus parryii isolate mUroPar1 chromosome 1, mUroPar1.hap1, whole genome shotgun sequence genome, CaccaggtgctctaccaccacATTCTTCCCAAGGgttctcctctctgcttcctatcTCCTTCTAAAGACCTTATTTGCCTGCTGATGCCTTGAAGTGGGGGTGATGGCCAACAAATTGATTATTCTCCAGATGTGAGTCCATCAAAGCTTATTGCAAGGTCTCAGAGCCTCCCTGGGCTGAGGGACTGCTTTTACATGTTCATGCCATGGCCTGGTATGGCTGTCCATGTATGCCATTGGGCACGCTTTGAGTGTGGCCTCAAATCATTGAGGCCAGCATAGTCATGAGAAGCATTTCTGTTGGAAGGGCACTCAGATGTAGCATCAGGAGGGCACATGTATTCCCAGCCACCCAGAGCAATCACATCTTCCTTCCTTTAAGACTGTATAATATGACTTTTCCCCTCCCGCCTGCAGAATTGGAGAGACTGCCTCTCCAGCAGCCATGTTCCTCACATGAATCCCCATTTTGGTCTTCAgaattattgtccccattttgaTGAGTCCACAGGGACCCAACTGGTAAGTATATGAGTTGCTCAAGTTAAGTTCACACACAACTCAGGCCAGGGAGGCAGAACCTGTCTCTTTGAGTCCCAGCCTTCTTAGGCTGTAGGACCAACACAGGGGCTTGGTATGAACAAACTATAAAAACCTTACTCTCTGGGGAGGGCAAACCTGTCTGATCACATTTCACCCTCATTCCGGCAGTGTCAGGGAACAGGCCAGGATTGTGAGGCTGTGTCTCCAGCAAGTTAGTGGCAAAGCTGGGTCCCAGACCGATGTGTCCAGTGTCATATTGTGTCTGATAGCTGACAGACCTCTGCTGAAACTGCCTCTTGTATTGGCAGGAAAAAGAGAAGGCCCAGTTGGCAGCAGAAACTCTGAAGCAGGCAAATCGTGTTTCTGGAAGCCAGGAGCCAAGGCCTGCCAGGGAAAGGCTCTTGGAGTGGCCTGACCAGGAATTGGATCGAGTCAACAGCTTCCTGAGCAGCCGTCTGCAAGAGATCAAGAACACTGTCAAAGACTCCATCCGTGCCAGCTTCAGTGTGTGTGAGCTCAGCATGGACAGCAATGGCTTCTCTAAGGAGGGGGCTGCTGAGCCTGAGCCCCAAACTGTATCCCCCTCAAACCTCAATGGCTCCTCAGAGCAACGGCCTGACATCAACCTTGACCTGTCCCCTTTGACTTTGGGCTCTCCCCAGAGCCACACGTTACAAGCGCCAGGTGAGCCGGCCCCACCGTGGGCAGAAATGAGAGGTCCCCACCCACCATGGACAGAGGTGAGGGGTCCCCCTCCTGGTATCATGCCTGAGAATGGGCTAGTGAGGAGACTCAACACCGTGCCCAACCTGTCCCGGGTGATTTGGGTCAAGACGCCCAAACCAGGCAACCCTAGTTCTGAGGATTCAAGCTCAAAGGAGGTCCCCAGTTGCAAGCAGGAGCTGCCTGAGCCTGTGGCCACAGGTGGGAAGCCACGGAAAGGCAAAAAACAGGGTAGTCAGGCCAAGAAGAACGAGGTGAACCTGGCCTCCCATCCTGCAGCCAACACAGAGGTTCCCAGTGCCAAGAGCCAGATGTCTGGCCCCAAGCAACCAGGCAAGGCCCCAGAGCTTCCCAACACAGGCAGCTGTGCTGAGGCTGCAGAGGGCAGCCGAGGGAGCCGTCCAGTATCAGGTTGGGCTGACAGCCCCAAAACTGAGAAGGAGAAGGGCAACTCCTGGCGGAACTGGCCAAGTGAGGTCAAGGCACGTCCTTCAGAGCTGGAGTCTGTACAACCCCCAGGCTCAGCAAGGCCACAGAGCTTACCCCAGGGCAAGAGCCGCAGCCGCAGGAGCCGCAACAAGCAGGAGAAGTCAGCCTCCTCGTTGGGTGAGTGCACCAGGAACCAAGTGGCTGGCCCCGCACCCCCCAACCAGGCCACAGGGTGGAGGGCAGTCCTCGTGTATGGGCAGTGCTGCCCCCCAGAGCATGACCCCAGAGGCTTGGCTGTGGGCACTGAGCCCTCCTGGCTCTGTCTTCCTAGACGATGTGTTCCTGCCTAAGGACATGGATGGGGCGGAGATGGATGAGACTGACCGAGAGGTGGAGTACTTCAAGAGGTAGGTGTGGGCTCACAATTCTCCCACTTTGCAAGGGGAGCCCTTGCCTATACCCAAGTCCCATATTGTACCTTGAACTTTAGAAAGGCCTACTCCCTGACTTTTTGGGGTACCTCACTACCCCTTCAGGCCCTGCCACCTAGCTGGTCTGCTGGAACCCAGGGAGCCACTTTCCAGAATGGAACATCTAGGAAGGAGCAAGGCATAGGGAGGATGTGACACATCAGGCACCCCCAGATCTGGGCTTTTTCCAGCTTTTATTCACTCTTTAGTCATTTATATTTCCTCTACTATGACTGGGCAATCAAGACAAGGAGAGATCGAGAAGTATTCAGCACAGTGATCAGTGCTATTAGAGGTGTAAGAGCATGAGGGGGTACATGATGGGAAGAGGATGGGGGCTTCAAACCAAGCTGGGGAGCAGAGGCAGGCCAAGAAGCTTTCCTAGGAGAGGTGATACCCAAGctgaaacctgaaaattaaaactgagTTGACCAGGGAAAGCATAAGGCATTTGAAGTGTGGCCAGGGTGTACCAAGGTCTGAGGGTAAGGGAAGCAAGCATACTTAGAGAAATAGAAGCCCACCCCATATGTTAGAGAATGAACTATGAGGTTAGGAAAGGAGCTTGAATCTCAGGTGGGGGTGGTCTTCCTGTCACCCTGGCCTCATGGGCAGTGATTCCTGAGCCAGCAGAGCTCCCATGCCTGCCAGACCCTGATACTTGGGAGCACAGAGGTTGTGTTACATCAGCTGGTTTCTTAGTGGAACACCTAGTGTCTGGAAGAGGGGtccagagaggaagggagggaaccTCTGATATGCTTCTTCCTGTCTCCCAACAGGTTCTGTTTGGATTCAGCAAAGCAAACTCGTCAGAAAGTTGCTGTGAACTGGACCAATTTTAGCCTCAAGAAAACTGCTCCCAGCACAGCTCAGTGAGGTAGAGACCCCAGGTTACTTGCATCCCCTATTCTCTGCCATCTTATGTGCCCATTCTCTGCTTTGGGCAAGGGGTTTGGATTTGGGGCTTGTTGGCCGTGGTCTCTGTACCTCTACAACAACCCCACATAAGCCAGTTGGCAGTGTCCAAAAATCTAGACCCCGTCTCTTTTCCTGCAGCCACCCAACCCAGGCCTCTGTTGCTGCACTACTCCTTTCTGGCAGACCCTTCTCCTGCAGGGTCCCTTCACGGACTGCCATCCCTGGGCTATCACCACCAAGGCTTATGCCCTCTACCAGCTGCCAGGCAGCTGCAGAACCCCTGGGGCTGCCCTCTATCCTTATACAATCAGGCCTTGGGTTTGGATCCCACTTGCTTAGCATGGTTCTTCAATGCAGATGATGAGAGTGGCTTCCAGCTGAAGCAGTGTGAAAAGAGAGCCAGCCCCAAGGGAGCAGTGAAGGGCAGATGAGTGAGAACAAGGATTTGTAGATATGGAGGATTTTATTGTGGGAAAAGTTCCCTGAAGAAGATAGTAACCAAGCTGCCTCCAGGAAGAAGAGACCCAGCCTCCAGATGGCTCTGGCCTTCCCTCCAACTCCCTGCATAGttccttttgtctatttttttattttaatttttaatttttaaatttttggttctgggattgaactcaggacactttaccactgagctacatccctaatcctttatttatttatttatttaaaattttttaatttttaaaaattttttaagtatagatggatacaacacaatgcctttatttttatgtggtgctgaggatcgaacccaggtccctcccgtgctagacgagcgctctactgctgagccacaattccagccccaatccattttattttttacttttaaacagGGTCTCGTTAAATTACTGAGAGTCTTGctaaaaattgctgaggctggcctcgtaTTTGCAATCCTCACATCTTGGCCTCCCACATCTCTGGGATTATAtataccaccacatctggctggtCTGAAATATTGACGTTGTATGATATTAGACTGGGTACACACCCTAGGAGAAGGCATTTGTCTGGGAACTTAGTGCAGAAAAGGGCAGCTGGCAGGTGCACCTTAGTGCTGGGCTTGGGGCCTTGCAGTTGTGCACTTTCCTGTCTTAACCCTGAGTTGTGCCCCTGGGGTAACTATACACTTACCCTTCAAGACGGTGGAAAGCTGGGGTAGGTAAGCTGAGCTCATTACCCCCACCCCTGTTCTTCTCTTTCCAGTGCCAGAACAACTCTCTGAGCTGAAGTAACAGGCTTCCTGGACCCTCATCTCCCTAGGGACAGCCTGGAGAACCTGAAGCCAAGGCAGTCTTCAGGGCTGCACTCAGTGTGGCATCCTTGTGCTGTCTCTACCTCAGGACTCTCTTATTTAGACTCCCCTCAGCCCTCTGCTGGGGATGCTGTGCTCCCTGATCCACAAGATATCCATACCCTAGGATCATCTTCCAGGGTTAAGGTGTCTTCCTGCCTCTTTTCCACCTCCACAGAATCAGGAGTAGCAGAGACCCAGGCACTTCAACTGTTATTTTCCTAATGAGAGAAAAAGGGTCACATCTCCCATAAGCCAAATTCCACTGTCATTCAGGAAGCCATATCCAACCATCTTCTCCCACCTTGGCTGATCTCTAAAACATGCTCTATGCATGAGAAAGCAGTGCTGGCATGGACTTGGGACCTAGCCCAGGCTGTGTCCCTAGAGCCTAAGGCAGGAATATGAGTACAGAGCTGGCTTTGTCTGGTACCTGCCAGTGGGAGAGCAGATAACTAGTAGCTACTTAGTCCTGGCCCAGAAGGGTATTCTGCAGCAGGGATCCTAAGATCCTCAGAAACTATCCCTCACATTCCAGAAACCCAGCCCAGGACTAGGGTTCTTTGCCTCCCTTAAGAAGGGTCTTAACCTTCTTCTACTTGAGGTGATCCAGGGAATCTATTCAGCATTTTCAGCCTAAGGAACAAAAATAGGAGACCATTGTTCTTACCTCCACAGGGACCCAGAGTCCGTGGATCACTGTTCTCACTGTGATCCTACTCTTTTATGCTTTCTCAGCCCTGCCTAGGTCAAGCTTCTTCAGGGCATCCTGAGGCCCCGACTGCCAGCTGAAGGTCTACAGTTTTTCCTCCCGCGTGTCCTGCCCACCGGCCCTGacccctccctgctcctgccaTCCTGGACCAACCAAACGCTGAATGGATGCTGTGCTGTGCTAGAGTCCCTCAGGACCTCGGCAGAGCCGCTTCCTGGTGCTATGCAGCCTCCACACTCAGAACCTGGGGACTGGGCTGGCCTGTGCTGTGGGCCAGGGGCTGATGGTACTGCTGGCCCAACACTGCTCTCTTTgtgttcagttttttgtttttgtttttattttattttttttcaattctttactTTTGATACTGTGAAGATCTTTCATGCTGAAAGATAAAGCAACATTTGGACACAGAGTTGATGTGAATGGTGATTTGCTGgtctgggtggggggtggggtgccaAATATACTCAGAAGCATGGGATCACCTTAGTCACTAATCCATTGTCAGCAGTTTGTCCTGATTTCTATTAAATCCTTAGAATTCTTCAAAGCAATCCTAAATGGAACAGTTAgtccattttacagttgaggaaagtGACTCCACTGAACTCTGACCAAGCAGGACTGAGCAAAGGCCTATGTAACTGTGGGGTCTGTGCCCTTTCCTCCTGTTGGAGGGACTTTGGTATGTGAGTTTGAAGCAGCCCCTCCCAGCTGTATGTCTCAGCTTGCCCCTTGACAAGATGGGTGATCTGCAAGTTAGATGTGGTCTTTCTGCAAGCAAGGGTCTAGGAAAGATCGTGGGCCTCTATGGACAGTGCCCAATAGCCTGGCAAGTTACAGGTTCCTTACGCTGCCTTAATTTAGTCAGGGAAAGTTGAgggtaaaatgattttttataaattagATCTGATTTCCTAGAGGGAATGGGACATGTAGTCTAAGATAATGAACCAGTCTGTAAAGTCAAGCAAACTGTCTCATCCCCCAAATGGAAGGAGGTGTTTTGgaaattcagatttaaatatgtatatccTAAAATGACTCACATACATTTATGTCCAAGTTCCCTATCTCCAAAGTAGTTTTCGTTACTAAAGCCAACTCTTAACTTGAGCTTATGTGGGGTGTTCTGTGTCTAGAGGAGAGTTCTATAACTGGCAAGAAGGCTCATGGAGCTTTATAAACAGGACCAGAAA is a window encoding:
- the Fam193b gene encoding protein FAM193B isoform X3, encoding MPKLVKNLLGEMPLWVCQSCRKSMEEDERQTGREHAVAISLSHTSCKSQSCGGDSHSSSSSSSSSSSSSSSSCHGNSGDWDPSSFLSAHKLSGLWNSPHSSGAVPGSSLGSPPAIPGEAFPVSEHHQHTDLTAPPNSPTGHHPQPASLIPSHPSSLGSPPHPHLLPTTPAAPFPAQASECPVAAAAVPHLPGPCQSPHVPSTSMPLLKMPPPFSGCSHPCSGHCSGHCSGPLLPPPGSQPLPSTHSREPGCKGHKFAHSGLACQLPQPCEADEGLGEEEDSSSERSSCTSSSTHQRDGKFCDCCYCEFFGHNAPPAAPTSRNYTEIREKLRSRLTRRKEELPMKGGALGGIPGEPAVDHRDVDELLEFINSTEPKVPNSARAAKRARHKLKKKEKEKAQLAAETLKQANRVSGSQEPRPARERLLEWPDQELDRVNSFLSSRLQEIKNTVKDSIRASFSVCELSMDSNGFSKEGAAEPEPQTVSPSNLNGSSEQRPDINLDLSPLTLGSPQSHTLQAPGEPAPPWAEMRGPHPPWTEVRGPPPGIMPENGLVRRLNTVPNLSRVIWVKTPKPGNPSSEDSSSKEVPSCKQELPEPVATGGKPRKGKKQGSQAKKNEVNLASHPAANTEVPSAKSQMSGPKQPGKAPELPNTGSCAEAAEGSRGSRPVSGWADSPKTEKEKGNSWRNWPSEVKARPSELESVQPPGSARPQSLPQGKSRSRRSRNKQEKSASSLDDVFLPKDMDGAEMDETDREVEYFKRFCLDSAKQTRQKVAVNWTNFSLKKTAPSTAQ
- the Fam193b gene encoding protein FAM193B isoform X5, which gives rise to MGTQGTGIPARSCLRISSRASGTPRTPVVLCQAAHLGVLLPSLASECPVAAAAVPHLPGPCQSPHVPSTSMPLLKMPPPFSGCSHPCSGHCSGHCSGPLLPPPGSQPLPSTHSREPGCKGHKFAHSGLACQLPQPCEADEGLGEEEDSSSERSSCTSSSTHQRDGKFCDCCYCEFFGHNAPPAAPTSRNYTEIREKLRSRLTRRKEELPMKGGALGGIPGEPAVDHRDVDELLEFINSTEPKVPNSARAAKRARHKLKKKEKEKAQLAAETLKQANRVSGSQEPRPARERLLEWPDQELDRVNSFLSSRLQEIKNTVKDSIRASFSVCELSMDSNGFSKEGAAEPEPQTVSPSNLNGSSEQRPDINLDLSPLTLGSPQSHTLQAPGEPAPPWAEMRGPHPPWTEVRGPPPGIMPENGLVRRLNTVPNLSRVIWVKTPKPGNPSSEDSSSKEVPSCKQELPEPVATGGKPRKGKKQGSQAKKNEVNLASHPAANTEVPSAKSQMSGPKQPGKAPELPNTGSCAEAAEGSRGSRPVSGWADSPKTEKEKGNSWRNWPSEVKARPSELESVQPPGSARPQSLPQGKSRSRRSRNKQEKSASSLDDVFLPKDMDGAEMDETDREVEYFKRFCLDSAKQTRQKVAVNWTNFSLKKTAPSTAQ
- the Fam193b gene encoding protein FAM193B isoform X4; protein product: MPLLKMPPPFSGCSHPCSGHCSGHCSGPLLPPPGSQPLPSTHSREPGCKGHKFAHSGLACQLPQPCEADEGLGEEEDSSSERSSCTSSSTHQRDGKFCDCCYCEFFGHNAPPAAPTSRNYTEIREKLRSRLTRRKEELPMKGGALGGIPGEPAVDHRDVDELLEFINSTEPKVPNSARAAKRARHKLKKKEKEKAQLAAETLKQANRVSGSQEPRPARERLLEWPDQELDRVNSFLSSRLQEIKNTVKDSIRASFSVCELSMDSNGFSKEGAAEPEPQTVSPSNLNGSSEQRPDINLDLSPLTLGSPQSHTLQAPGEPAPPWAEMRGPHPPWTEVRGPPPGIMPENGLVRRLNTVPNLSRVIWVKTPKPGNPSSEDSSSKEVPSCKQELPEPVATGGKPRKGKKQGSQAKKNEVNLASHPAANTEVPSAKSQMSGPKQPGKAPELPNTGSCAEAAEGSRGSRPVSGWADSPKTEKEKGNSWRNWPSEVKARPSELESVQPPGSARPQSLPQGKSRSRRSRNKQEKSASSLDDVFLPKDMDGAEMDETDREVEYFKRFCLDSAKQTRQKVAVNWTNFSLKKTAPSTAQ
- the Fam193b gene encoding protein FAM193B isoform X6, which gives rise to MKGGALGGIPGEPAVDHRDVDELLEFINSTEPKVPNSARAAKRARHKLKKKEKEKAQLAAETLKQANRVSGSQEPRPARERLLEWPDQELDRVNSFLSSRLQEIKNTVKDSIRASFSVCELSMDSNGFSKEGAAEPEPQTVSPSNLNGSSEQRPDINLDLSPLTLGSPQSHTLQAPGEPAPPWAEMRGPHPPWTEVRGPPPGIMPENGLVRRLNTVPNLSRVIWVKTPKPGNPSSEDSSSKEVPSCKQELPEPVATGGKPRKGKKQGSQAKKNEVNLASHPAANTEVPSAKSQMSGPKQPGKAPELPNTGSCAEAAEGSRGSRPVSGWADSPKTEKEKGNSWRNWPSEVKARPSELESVQPPGSARPQSLPQGKSRSRRSRNKQEKSASSLDDVFLPKDMDGAEMDETDREVEYFKRFCLDSAKQTRQKVAVNWTNFSLKKTAPSTAQ